From the Corvus cornix cornix isolate S_Up_H32 chromosome 1A, ASM73873v5, whole genome shotgun sequence genome, the window ATGAATTTCCCTGAaatgggagctgcagcagcagatgaatGAAGCTTTCAGTAGAGCTATGTAGCTTTGACTACCTCAACTGTTTTCACTTTCCAAGACTATGAACATGCACAGGGTTAATCTCTAGAGTGGAACTGCTCAGCAGCATCAGCTCTCAGAAGCTGCACCCAGACTGTAGGAGTTTATCCTAACTGATCCATTCTCCACAGGGCTTGGCAGGGAGTCACAAACACTAACATTTATTCCAAGGGGAGTTAACAACAGTAAACAGTTGGGAAACACTGCAAGTTTTCTTTAGCTTACTgcttcattttacttttaaataaagagaagtGAAGCAGTTCTCAGCAAGACAGAAAGCTAAGTAAGTTTTATTCTTTACAGTATTTCCAGAAAGCACTGGAAACTATATCTGctttttgtgattttaaattTATGGATGTAAATTGCTCTTCATTCAACAAACTCAAACATGCAGAGAGCTTATAGACTACTTTTCCCTCTATTATTTATAAACAAACATGCTGCAGTTCTTCTGAccctttctgcagctctgccctccccatCCAATCTCTCTTTCTGAAATTCACAAACCAGGAATGAATTGGAGCAACTCACTGAGGATGTAGTTGAAGAGATTGCAGTAGTTGTAATAGGACTcaaatctctgctccagtgtgggacCCCCCTGAAAAGAGAAGTCAGCACAGTCTGCTTcaagcagggcaggagggagttCATGGGCAACAGCGTAAGGACAGTCACAGTAGTAAAGGGTATAGTTCAGGAGTGTTAGAACCAGTATTCAACCAGGACACGCACCAGCATCACCCAGAAAACCTGAAattgcagcactgctgtcccaTAAGACAGGGATGACTTTTCCTGTACAggcagcttctcccaggatgACTGAGCAGTCAAACCTCCTGTGAATTTTCTGTATTAACCTTCCCTGTTCCCCTCTGCTCTTCAGATTCAAGAACTTTCTATTACCTTCAccagctttccttccttttctgctcaTGAGAAGCCTTAATAGATCAACAATTCTGTTTCTGGACAGCATTTCTAAACCCTTTGACCTACTGGTTGTTGTTTCAGCTGGAGGCACTGAGTCTGAGAACCACTAATAGCACAGCTCGAGAAACCAGTTTCTCCTGTTAAAGCCTGGCTTGTGTTAACACAGCAGCCTTTTAAAAGTGCCCATTTCTCCACCCTCTGGTCCACAGTAAAACTGCAGTTATTACTTATTTAGCTCTTAATCACACATCTCTTCagactttttcctttaataacCAAGGACTAAGATTTTCTCACTGATTTCaaagcagcttaaaaaaaaaaaaaaaaaaaagcaaggtttgttttgtttcacagagCATTATTCCTTTCACTTCCTTCTCCTGCATCCTTTATGGTATCCATGCTTCCCTTTCCACATGGTACTCTGATCCCATGAGAGGTTTTTAATCACAAATAATGCACCTTTCTTTTATGACACCCCTTCTCACCCACCTCCTAATTTGAAGAGCCataaagaaacacacaaaagcaataaaaaggaaaactcaGTTCCCTTCCAACACCCCCTTCTTCCCTAACTCACTAACCATTACATTTGATGTTAGCAACAAACAGCCTCCTGAAAACCCAGATCCAGTCTCCTGATTCATTTGAGTTACCAGGGAAACCTGCACACTCATCACCACCAAGCTTGAAGAGACAGCTAATGAGCCTCAGACAGACAATCAAgtctttcttgcttttcagcaaTCAGTGAATCCTTACTAAACTAACAAAAGGCAAGAACTTTCAGCTTCCCTAAAACCAACATGACTCAAAGCTCATGAACCCATCCAATCCTGTCTTGTAAAGGTTAGGAGACCACTGATACAGTAGTGGCAGCAAGACTTGTCAAGTTTGCTGGCACAGTGAAGCCAGCACACAACCCACAAGAAGACACGGGGCCAACACTCACGCTGACTTTGGCGTAGATGTGCCTGTAGTACAGCTCCTTGTATAGGATCAGGAAAACAGCATCTGGAAAAGATGACAGAAGGGGACATCAGCAAGCCACAAGGCCTATCAGCCTCCTGCCACAACAATAAAGGGAGGCACAAAAAACCACTTTGCTCAAGTTTGACTTCTTGCCAGGCATCTGCTGAAGGAGTTGCCAGAGTGAACAGAGGCGACTGACTCAAGCAGCAGCAACGCTGTGCACCTGCTAACTCGGGATCAGAAGGGATTCAGTTCCTTCTCTCTCTGACAACCAAAGAGAAGGTAGGACACTCACCATTTCCAACCTGAGGAGCAATGGCCTCAGCCTCTGGCCATGGGGTGTTCTTAAAAAACCTTTCTGTCAGTTTTGTCCAGCTGAAAGACAGACACACACGTGGTATGAGAACCCACTTCTCACTCAGTATGACAGTGCTGGAGTCAGAGATGACAACACAGAGACCTTGGACTTGGTGAAAGCTGAGCAGCACCACCAACCCCTATTAGTAAATCTGATGCTGAAGCACAGAATGAGAGTTGCAAACTAAGCAGTTAAACTTCAATTTATGCCCCAGGCATGAAACGTGCGTGATGTGTATGTCACTTCCACGTTCCCTTTATGGCAAGCTGACATGGCTACAAGCAGGAGTGGAAGTAGCTATTGGGAAGAGACACAAAAGTTACACCTCGCAGCTTTCTGCAAACTGCCTGACTAGCCCGACTGAGATCCCTTTTTGCAGCCTCTGTTCCTGTTAGGCCAGGGCTGACACTTTCCTTCAGACAGGTCACAACTCATCTATAGTTATGTTAGTCTGATGGGCTGGAAATAtctagagggtttttttccccagaaccAAACCTGTTTTAGAGAAAACCCAAGTTTGGAACAGCACAGGTAGCAGTCAGCCTTTAAGGGCATCACAGTTTAAACAATGATTTCCATCAGCTGGAAGGACAGTATTATACCTGTTCTCATAAATGTCCTGGATCTCGTACACCTTCTGGTCAATAACATCACTAGAAACCCGGCTGGCCTGGAGCTCGTACACCTTCTGGTCAATGAGATCTGACACCGTCTTGTGAAAATACTGAATGAAGTTTTTGATCACTTCGGGGATCACCTGGTAGGTCTGCTGTTCGTACTGGCGCTCGTAGGCCAGGTCTTGCTTCGGGTCTCCTGCGGAGAAAGAGACCCAGTGAGGCAGCGGccgcacggcccggcccgggcccACAGACCCAGCCAGGCGCACGCAGGCCCGGGGCGCCCGTGGGGCCCTCACACTCACCCGTGTGCATATCATAGTCGTTGGAGTACGCGTAGGGGTCGTAGGCAGCCTGGAGGGAGAAGGCGGCAGTGAGACCCCGCGAACAGCCCGGACACGACCCCCGcccccgggacccccgcccGCACCTCGTTGTCGTAGTCCTCCCCCGGGTAGGCCATGGCGGCGGCGCGGCACGAAAAGGCCTCCGGGCGGAAACGCGGGCCCGGCGCGGCGCGGGCACGGGGCGGGCACCTGGGCGGTTGAGCCCTTCTATTGGCTAAAACAACTGCCTGTCTTCACCCTGCGGAGCACTCCTGGGCGGGCCATGGCCCTGTTCTCTGTCTGATTGGAGAAAACGACTGCCCGTCAGGCTCCCCTGGTCCCAGCCTCCGCTGCCCGCCCCGCCTCTCTCCCACCCGCTCCCTCCCCATTGGCTGCATGCACGGCTGGTGTCGCTTCCCATTGGTCGAGAGGAGCGGGCCGCCCTGTTGCTGTAGCGGCGCCCCGCCCCTCTCCCGGCCCGGGCCGTGACGGGATGGAGGCTGGCGGCGGGGCTGAGGGGGCTCCCGGCGCGGGGCCGGAACCGGCACCGGGACCGGAGCCAGAGCCAGAATCGGAGCCGGAGCCAGAGCCGCGCATCGCGCTGCCGCCACTGGGGCCGGCCGGACCCCTCGGCTACCTGCACGTCCTGTGGCAGCGGGAGGAGCCCGCGGGCAAGATCCCGGCCCGCCGCCTGCGCAGGGCCGCCCGCCTCCACCGCCGGCTGGGGCCTACGGGCAAGGAGGCCCACGGTGAGCGGCGAGGAGCCACTGTCCCACTCCGAAACAGCCCCTCCTTCGGCCGGCTCCTCACGGGGCTTTGGGAGGGAGGTCGGATCTGTTCGGTGGGGCGGCTTGGGAAGGCATCCCCGGTCCTGCCAGGGGAGGGTGCCCGTGAGGAGCGGGCGGGCCCGCGGACGGCTTCGGGAGGTGACGAGAACGATTCTTACCTGGTGCCTTGATCTGTTTCCTCTTCTCTGgactgagccagcagcagcgTACTTTGGCCCCGCACCTGTGCTCGAGCGCCAGGATGGGATGTTTCAGTAGGGAAACGTGcctttttcctctgtgccttctaataattgctttttttcctccgTAGCTCTGAAAAGACTGCGTGAAGCTGCCAACAGCAATGATTTGGACACAGGTAAGGCTTCTGTCAGTCCCACTTGGGACCTCTTTTTGGAAGGGCAGCATATCAAGGACTCTTACTTCAGGGGAGGAGGAAGTGGCTGCATGTAAGTTTGTGGACAGGGTGCTTTAGGTGCTTCAGAtctagaaaatgcttttttgaaGCCTGGGTCTGTTCTCTCAGCAGAGTGGAACTGGTTATAGTGTTCACTTTTTCACTGCACGTGGTTCATAGTGTTAGTTTTCCATCTTCCTGGAGCTAAATTAGCACTGCACCATCTCAGCTGTTTTGGTATGTACTTTTGTCCAGTTGTTAGCAGCAAGAGAATAATGTTTTGATTTAGGTGGAAAAGTTATGATTATCTAAGCCATATCCTGTATGATGAGGCAGCGTGACCCAGTAGATCAGAACCAGGGCCAGAGCTAGACTCTTACCTTCTTCTGGTTTCTGCAAAATGTCCTTGTGGTCCATAAATTCTACATTCCAGATGTCCAACCTCAACAATACATCTTTGTCTCTCAGGCTTTGTTAATTGAAGCATATGAGAGTTAGTTTATCAAAACTTAAAGTTTCAGTAGTTTTCGCAATCTGTGTTCCCACAAAAGTAACTTCATGACAACTTTGCTAGATGTTGGCTAAgagtaatatatatatattgatTATGACTaagcaattaatttaaaaggtaATTAAAACGATTAACTAGAATTACTAAAAAGTTCTGTCATTTCCAACAATTCCCCCCTTTGGAAGTGATCCTAATTTTCCTTTAAGATTACTTCCACTTAAATCATTGGGTATCTAGCAAAACTTAAGGCATTCAAATGCACAAATTTCACTTGTGTCTTGTTGTAAGATAGCATAGATACCATGGATTCATTCCCAACAAAGTTCCAAATCAGGGtgttatttcttttaacaaTATCTTGGTAACTTCTCTTGCTGTGTTGGTGCAACAGGGAAAAACTTCAGGCTATCCAGAGGATGCATCAGCTAAAACCAATAGGTGTCAATATCCCTCTTGTCAAGGTAACTCAGAAAAGTCTATTTGCCTATAAACTCCAGGAGAGTTCCCTCTTTTTCTAGTCCCTAAAGGAGGTCTTTTGTAGGGCTGTGGATTGCTTTGCAAACGTATTTTACACATACTGACTACACTTTTGATTCCTGGTATTTTTACACTAATTACTTGATGCTTCAGGTGAGCTGTAATAGTTTATGCTCCCCAGTGTGATCCTCTGTGTTTATCTTTGGCTGCTTGTCTCATCACTGCTTGAGGTACTATGTATGGTATGTCATTacatttctcttgcttttggCAATATAACAGCAACTGTAAAATAccattttgctgtaaaataccATGAACTGGCCATTTTTCTTGATTGTCTAACAGATAATCTGGCCACCAGAGAACACAATATTCTGTTAACTGTTTCCGAGTTAGAGAATCGCTTTTAAGCTTTTTCCAGTGCTACAAAATACAACCTAAAGGTGAACATTTGGGTATTGCCCCTCTTCCCGAGTTCGAGCAGAAAAACCcgtaataaataaaaattccagcAATCACTAAAACCGACACGAGAGAGCGCTCTATGCACACAAATACAATTCCGGTCACTGAAACAGTAGCAGCCGCTGTGCTAACGCCGAGGAGAGAGCTCTGAGCAAACAATCTTTGGTTTAACAATTTACATTGCTGAAAACCAAACATTTAGTACACACCAAATACCGTAAAAATCACAGTAAACATACAATGGCTTCAACACTCTTAGAGCAAATGGATTTTCATACAAACTCAATTTATACTTCTAGCACGCTCACATTACCACACACTCTCCTTTTCCAGCACTAACACATACCATAGACTTTATTAAGCACAGAAATATCTGGGCAAAACCTTTCCACAGCGTGGCTCTTTGTGCAAGCAGCACTGTGTCTGACTAATCAGTGTGCAAAGCAGAGAGTGAGGACTCCAACCACACCTTTTGATAGACCCTTATATAGTTTTACAACTACAGCTTTCCAACTAGGCAGTGGGACACAAACACAATTCCATTAATATTCACTTATAGAGTTTTACAGTtacttttaatagaaaatagCCAATTATATCATCACTTTCTTAACCCAATTATGTTAGAGAGTGCAAGCTTATGATTAGGTATACCTTTTTAAACCTTCAGTAATGTCTTAATAAACTCTCAGGGTTTTTTGCCTTGAACTCACCTGGATCAGGAGATCGAAaaatttccctgaaaaaaagcctttcagtgTCCACCCAAGTCCTTGATCTGTAAATCTGTGGAGTGTCAAACGTGTTGTCTCACCTGGGTCACCAGTAAATTGTTACCAAATCCTCTGAAATTATTAGGGTAAATAAAACTCTCTAACACTGTCTTTTTAGTGTTAGTGAGTAAGGTGTTACTTTGCTGTTGGCCAGGAGAGGTTTGTGTGGGTACCAAAATTCCAGCTTCCACACAGACATAGATATAAAATTAACGTTCATGGTTCTAAATCACATAGTTCACTTTCATTAATTAGTATTCTGTCCTCTATTGGTTATTGATTTCTCGCTTCTCACGCTAGTTAGTCcatatttttagtctttttagTATCTTTTTCCTCTGGTAGGGACTTTCCAACACATACACTGAGTCTTTGTTAGTCCCTTCTTTATCTTCTGGTTTCTGCAATGTCTTTGTGATCCATAAATTCTACATTCAGGATGTCCAACCTCAACAGTACAtctttctctggttttgctcATTGAAGCATATCAGAGTTAGTTTATCAAAAGTTAAAGTTTCAGTAGTTTTTGCAATCTGTGTTCCTACAAAAGTACCTTATGACAACTTTGCTAAATGCTGGCTAAGAATAATTTATATTCACACActatttataattaatatatataGATTATGATTCacaaaaacaatttcaaagtTAATTAAAACCACTAGCTAAAATTACTAAAAAGTTATATCACTTCCAACAGGAAGATGAACAAATGCAGCTTAATGGAAGTCTTGGTTTCAGTCCAGCTTGGATTTGATAGACAGGTTCCCGTGTTTACctcttgtgttttgtttactCTGAAACCTGAGGAAGTGTGCtatgattaatttctttttcatcaacAAGTAAACAtctttgctgtttcctgtgGTGGCACTGGGTGTGAGAGGTTATGTCATTCCTACTTGGTTCAGGGGAAGACTAGCTAAAGTATTCCCATTAATGGTTCTCACTGGGGCACTGTCAGTCTCCCTGTCTTTCTTCTGGGGTATGAAACATTCCATGTTAATGCCACGTCCATCTTTTCAGGTGTTCCTTTCAGTTCTGTACCACACTTGAAGTAGGAGGTGTACAGGAAGAAGTTCAAAGATGGCTATAGTACAATTTCTGGAAGCTGAGATGAATGGTGACTTTCAGTGGCCTGAACCACTGTTAACTGTTGTAGAATATGCTGTTTAGAGATCACAAAATATAGTGAACCTGTGAGCATTTTTAACATCTGTGGAATGAGCTTTATTTTACACACCAGTTAGTATATCAGGATGATCTCAAAACAACAGGAGTAACAGCCCTTACAGTTGCCCTTAACACATGCTGCTGTTGGTGCTATTTTTATGCCCCTAATCTTTCCACCCTTTACTGATCTCTTTGCACTGCTCTTGGCAGGTTGGTGCACTCGCCTGTCTGCTTCCCAAACTGTTGCCACCATTGGTTAGGAAGGGGCATAGTCAAAACAGGTGTGAAGAAGTGGCTTTTCTCACTACCTGTGGTTACACTGTGAAACTTCTGACCACGGGTCCATGTTGGTGTGAAAAGTTTACACAGGTGCAGAAAAGGACCGTGCAAATCCATGGGGAAGGCCCATGGAGGGGTAGTAAGCACAGGATGCTAATTCTAGCTTGGGAAGTGCCTGAGATGCAGCTAAAACCGAGAGTTAGCCCCACATCTTTCCTATCATTTAATATTCTCTAGGCATTTGCTGCTAATTGTCCTTGGAGCTTGAAAATTTGGCTAGGTGGATCCTTAGCCGTTAGAGCTGTTGGCTTATCTTTTATGGCAACATGTGGAAGGTGGTGAAGGCTGAATCAGAGGGTGGAGGTTATGTTGCTTAGGCTGgttctgctgagctgggaagCTGGTGGGAACTGGTTCAAGTCCAGGTGACTCAGCAGCTGACAGCATGTGTTTCTacccccagagcagcagataGCATTACCTTTCTCTGATCAGGTGCCCCTTCAGCTTacctgctttcttctccttggTTCTGTCAGTGCAGCAACTCTTGGAGGATGGAACTGACCCGTGTGCTGCGGACGACAAAGGCCGGACAGCCCTGCACTTTGCCTCCTGCAATGGCAACGATCACATCGGTGAGGCAGGGGGAGTTCTTTATTTTGATTCAGCAACTTGTCAGAGGTtgctcttttctgttccttttgtgTCAAAATTGCCAACTCTGGCCCCAGGGCTTGCCATGCCTGCCTGCTGGAGTGGGAGCAAGACCTCCCAGTTCTAGGGCTGTACTGGTGCAGAGGGAAGGGTGTCCCTCCTCCCAGTTCTTTGCATCAGGGAGCCCAGAGGCAGTGGCACTGCCTGGCTTTGTGCTGCGTCCTTCTGCGTTGCTGTGCAAACTCCTATCCCTGTCTCAGTAAGGAAGCTGATGAGCTGAACAGAAGCATCCATAAGGCAGCCTGGTGACTGCCACATGGACCTGTGGCCTGTGTGGGCCTGACCTGTGGGGCAAAGGGAAGGGACTGATGtggttctgttttcttgtttctagTCCAACTGCTTCTGGACCATGGGGCTGACCCGAACCAGAGAGATGGGCTGGGCAACACTCCCTTACACTTGGGTAAGTGCCACACAGATGAGCTTTGCATGCAGAGAGGTGAGGTGAGAACCTCCTTACTGTTCCTTTCCTCTTCACCTTCCTCTTGCCTGTGCCTCACAGAATGCATGGCCAGATTTAAGGACCTAGGAGGGACTCTTTGCACTTCATTAGATTTGCTCCTCACAAGATTTAGGGTCAAAGAAGAGGTTTGAGAAAATTGgtttccctcctgctgccagccccaagGAGTGCAAGATCTATTCCAGAGAGGGTACTCAGGCTTGAGTGTGAGGTTAATCCTAGCATTTGGACCGTTCCTCTTTCCCGTGGCAAAGAAGCCCTTTGGGAAGCAGCAAGCTCTGTGCTTGAGCAGAAACTCATTTTTGTTTGTACCTCTGAGTTGTGTGTCCTGTGttttccctccccagctgcctgcacaaACCACGTTCCTGTCATCACCACGTTGCTGCGCGGAGGTAACATTTCCTCTATAACAATTACAGCCTgtccccttcctgccctgccctgttGATACTCCCCAGGGACATCAAATCTTCATGGTAGACCTCACTGTCCTTGCTCATGCATCTTGCAGGGGCCAGAGTTGATGCCTTGGATCGAGCTGGCAGAACCCCACTGCACCTCGCTAAATCAAAGCTGAATATCCTGCAGGAAGGACTCTCCCACAGCCTGGAGGCCGTACGCCTTGAAGTGAAGCAGGTAAAAGAAACAGTCCCATGTTCTGGTAAGGtggtgcagcccctggcagctTCCTGCACCCTTTACTTAAATACCTGTCTGTAGGCTCTTAACTTCTGTGGGAAGAGtttgacttttccttttgttttcagagaccTTCCTGTTTCCCAGCCTCTACTCTAATTTTTTCCAGGGCCTCCCTTGGCTCTGGTAGGCTAAGGATGCATTGAGTGTCTGAATTCTTGGGCTGTATGGAGCATTCTCTTTTCTTCAACCACAATGTAAGACAGATGCCTTGTGACAGGAGAGGGACCGCAGCATGAGGCTGTAGCTGTGGCATACACATGCTCTGTGTTCCTAGCACAGTCTACCCTGCTCCAGTATGTGGAGGCATGGAAGAAGAAAGTACTCCTGGGGCTGCAAATGCCTGGGGCATGGGCCTCACTTAAGGAGCCACATAGCcacaaagatttttattctCTGTGCACAAATGGATCCCGCTTTAagtccctgctcctcacagtgAGGGAAGCTAACTAGCCATAAAGAAAAAGTTTGGTGCTTTCAGGGCTAGACCTTATGCTGCTTCAGCTGGGCTTATCTCTTTACCCTGTTCTTAAACTAGGCACAAGGATCACAACTAGTCCATCTGTGTCTACTGAATGCCTCTGGTGACTCACTGGACTCTGATGCTGCCATTAGTGCTATATGTAGTTGCTTTGCCTGGGTTTGTCTCTAGGGGTCATGAACTCTGCCATGTGCTGCAGCATCAAGGCTGCATGCTTGTCAATTTaattgcaatttaatttttcctgtaaaacacCCCAGACTGGTGCAGCTCTTTGATGTTTGCCTCTTATGCCTGTTTGTTTCAGATTATCCAGATGTTGCGGGAATACCTGGACCGTCTGGGGAGGCATGAGCAAAAGGAACAGCTGGATGACCTCTGCTCCAGGCTACAGATGACTAGCACAAAGGAGCAGGTGGGCAGCATTGAGCTACTCCGACTCACATCCTTGCACAGTTAGGAGAATGCAACTGCATGAGCCATGGGACACTGCAGACATGGTTATTGCTCACATTGGGAGAAGTGGGCAAGTTACATGATGACTC encodes:
- the ANKRD54 gene encoding ankyrin repeat domain-containing protein 54 isoform X2, translating into MIWTQQLLEDGTDPCAADDKGRTALHFASCNGNDHIVQLLLDHGADPNQRDGLGNTPLHLAACTNHVPVITTLLRGGARVDALDRAGRTPLHLAKSKLNILQEGLSHSLEAVRLEVKQIIQMLREYLDRLGRHEQKEQLDDLCSRLQMTSTKEQVDEVTDLLASFTSLSLQMQKMENR
- the ANKRD54 gene encoding ankyrin repeat domain-containing protein 54 isoform X1; translated protein: MEAGGGAEGAPGAGPEPAPGPEPEPESEPEPEPRIALPPLGPAGPLGYLHVLWQREEPAGKIPARRLRRAARLHRRLGPTGKEAHALKRLREAANSNDLDTVQQLLEDGTDPCAADDKGRTALHFASCNGNDHIVQLLLDHGADPNQRDGLGNTPLHLAACTNHVPVITTLLRGGARVDALDRAGRTPLHLAKSKLNILQEGLSHSLEAVRLEVKQIIQMLREYLDRLGRHEQKEQLDDLCSRLQMTSTKEQVDEVTDLLASFTSLSLQMQKMENR